The Acropora palmata chromosome 10, jaAcrPala1.3, whole genome shotgun sequence genome contains a region encoding:
- the LOC141895073 gene encoding uncharacterized protein LOC141895073 — translation MSGETKKSAAPCLGVIRLDYDYEAVPGDIDHPDSFNCDVYYKVVPGLTFEMCQKGKMTEEVEKRFKQSIKWLVKEKKVNGITGDCGFMMNFQSIARQITKIPIFMSSLCQLPAVTCGYAEKEQMIIMTANGKSLEPMRDLIRDECGVDTQDKRYNIVGCEDVPHFGQAVANGDKVNVKDATPWIVRKAVHALFKYPKSRAFLLECTELPAYSDAIRFYTGMPVYDSITACHFFISGHKDNPRFGLVNWQDEFDEEQEDYEFGDNLTGKEKDALVNKAK, via the coding sequence ATGTCTGGAGAAACGAAAAAATCAGCTGCACCCTGTCTTGGAGTTATTCGTCTAGACTACGATTATGAAGCAGTCCCTGGTGACATAGACCATCCCGACTCCTTCAATTGCGATGTCTACTACAAAGTTGTACCTGGTCTCACGTTTGAAATGTGCCAGAAAGGGAAGATGACCGAGGAAGTTGAAAAGCGATTTAAACAGTCCATCAAATGGCttgtgaaagagaaaaaagtcaatGGAATAACTGGTGATTGTGGTTTCATGATGAACTTTCAAAGCATTGCTCGACAAATCACTAAGATCCCCATTTTTATGAGCTCCCTTTGCCAGCTTCCAGCCGTCACATGCGGCTATGCAGAGAAGGAGCAAATGATCATTATGACGGCGAACGGGAAAAGTCTGGAGCCCATGAGAGATCTGATCAGGGATGAGTGTGGCGTGGACACCCAAGATAAGCGTTACAACATTGTTGGATGTGAAGATGTCCCTCATTTTGGTCAAGCAGTCGCTAATGGAGATAAAGTCAACGTCAAAGACGCCACGCCATGGATCGTAAGAAAGGCTGTTCATGCACTTTTCAAGTACCCAAAAAGCAGAGCATTTCTTTTGGAATGCACCGAGCTTCCTGCATATTCGGATGCCATTCGATTTTACACAGGTATGCCAGTCTATGATTCCATCACAGCATGTCACTTCTTCATCAGTGGACACAAGGACAACCCGAGGTTTGGCCTTGTCAATTGGCAAGATGAATTTGACGAAGAGCAAGAAGACTACGAGTTTGGAGATAACCTTaccggaaaagaaaaagatgcaCTCGTAAATAAGGCTAAATAG